One genomic region from Homalodisca vitripennis isolate AUS2020 chromosome 6, UT_GWSS_2.1, whole genome shotgun sequence encodes:
- the LOC124365255 gene encoding apolipoprotein D-like, whose protein sequence is MKSQLLLVLCLAIQAWGSCPKVSVVESLDLDKFMGTWYQYASHGEFFIKGWDRCVKSVYTLGDDKKTITMENTRIVNGIEKPVDSTWTAEASDPADGKLKIKVKVPVLGQISVPLNVLATDYDTYAVIHACKQLAFLKSNSVMILTRDQTPSEDTITKIDEAVEPVLEKNGFDKTKFTLTSQDDCDNPADFLQHWDKVAAVIKG, encoded by the exons ATGAAATCTCAACTGCTCTTAGTGCTGTGCTTGGCAATCCAAGCTTGGGGCTCCTGTCCCAAAGTTTCTGTTGTAGAATCCTTGGACCTTGATAAG TTCATGGGCACATGGTACCAATACGCCAGCCATGGCGAGTTCTTCATCAAGGGCTGGGACAGGTGTGTTAAGTCCGTTTACACGCTTGGCGATGACAAGAAGACCATCACTATGGAAAATACCAGAATAGTCAACGG AATTGAGAAACCCGTCGACTCCACCTGGACGGCAGAGGCTTCTGATCCTGCTGACGGCAAACTCAAAATCAAAGTTAAAGTACCAG TTCTCGGACAGATCAGCGTCCCCTTGAATGTCCTGGCCACGGACTACGATACCTACGCTGTCATCCACGCCTGCAAACAACTCGCCTTCCTCAAGTCCA ATTCTGTGATGATCCTCACGAGAGACCAGACTCCCTCTGAAGACACAATAACCAAGATCGATGAAGCGGTGGAACCAGTTCTGGAGAAGAACGGATTCGACAAGACCAAGTTCACTCTGACCAGCCAGGACGATTGCGATAACCCAGCTGACTTCCTGCAACACTGGGACAAGGTTGCTGCCGTCATCAAGGGCTAA